In the genome of Gloeotrichia echinulata CP02, one region contains:
- a CDS encoding RuBisCO accumulation factor 1, whose translation MTDLPPNAQNPDNAAADVAQELLRRLRQKQGNWVEWGIAIATVQKSGYNPQEIFEATGFEPIQQNQVVVASQVYNSLEKAGASEATLSYYAVRGSDVLYELRLLSQNDRAAAADLTCLHKLDVDEAREVAKAIKEFSYFRNLPQGFSAHPGDAVAYYSWKLARQNIDLQQRSRLIAKGLRYAHTPTARQQIEQLLTDFTVAPKRLAPLLPFYRLDSEEELPRIIPVVGQLPLTPKDLQAVPLVPEIEPFRIVKFSGEQAWMPLPGWQVLLSAEDPVGILANSDRLPNQSQNQPGQVVIVVDRAQRQWDDSSYFVVDNAGELDFQWWETKPDSPLLGKIIIIVRAKKILDEEFIKDAWQIDE comes from the coding sequence ATGACTGATCTACCACCCAACGCTCAAAATCCTGATAACGCTGCTGCTGATGTCGCACAAGAGTTGCTGCGAAGGTTGAGGCAAAAGCAAGGTAACTGGGTGGAATGGGGAATTGCGATCGCCACTGTGCAAAAGTCTGGCTACAACCCCCAAGAGATTTTTGAAGCGACTGGATTTGAACCCATTCAACAAAATCAGGTAGTTGTTGCGTCCCAAGTTTACAATTCTTTAGAAAAGGCTGGGGCATCAGAAGCCACGCTATCCTATTACGCTGTACGTGGCAGTGATGTTTTGTACGAGCTGCGTCTACTTTCCCAAAATGACCGCGCCGCAGCTGCTGATTTGACTTGCTTACACAAACTCGATGTAGACGAGGCGCGGGAAGTCGCAAAAGCAATTAAAGAGTTCTCCTATTTTCGCAACTTGCCGCAAGGCTTCTCTGCTCATCCAGGGGACGCTGTAGCTTATTATAGTTGGAAACTGGCACGCCAAAACATAGATTTGCAACAGCGATCGCGTCTGATTGCTAAAGGTCTACGCTATGCTCATACGCCAACGGCTAGGCAACAAATCGAACAATTGTTAACAGATTTTACTGTTGCTCCTAAGCGTCTGGCTCCGCTTTTACCATTCTACAGACTGGATTCGGAAGAGGAATTGCCCCGTATTATTCCTGTAGTGGGTCAGTTACCATTGACACCTAAAGACTTGCAGGCTGTGCCCCTAGTTCCCGAAATCGAGCCATTTCGCATAGTCAAATTTAGTGGTGAGCAAGCTTGGATGCCTTTACCGGGTTGGCAAGTGCTGTTAAGTGCAGAGGACCCAGTGGGAATTTTAGCAAATAGCGATCGCCTCCCCAACCAGTCACAAAACCAACCAGGACAAGTGGTGATAGTTGTAGATCGCGCCCAGCGTCAATGGGATGATTCTAGCTACTTTGTAGTCGATAACGCCGGTGAATTAGATTTTCAGTGGTGGGAAACTAAACCAGATAGTCCTCTATTAGGAAAAATTATCATTATTGTGCGTGCTAAGAAGATTCTCGATGAAGAATTCATTAAGGATGCTTGGCAAATTGACGAATAG
- a CDS encoding response regulator yields the protein MDNPTVETSTIHRQLMTLERPKKLKILVVDDEPDNLDLLYRTFRRDFQVLKADSGINALEMLAAEGEVAVIISDQRMPEMKGTEFLSKTVPQFPDTVRIILTGFTDIEDLVEAINAGQVYKYITKPWDPGELKAVVQRAAETYDLLKQRTEELRRANAQMSLLTILVKETQAATSLQETLIPIAKAFSDTFVTDGCILQLVEGNTLVATQGSYSYKDTIANWLSQDPLAKEAIATGQIQVSLNVPKDSKLAGVTHYQEAGVQALVIIPIIYRHQIIAVLSLQWKQPCTLREDELRLIDLSAQLVAIALTSSRCHTAKI from the coding sequence ATGGATAATCCCACTGTTGAAACTAGTACAATTCATCGTCAATTGATGACTCTAGAACGACCGAAAAAACTGAAAATTCTGGTAGTTGATGATGAGCCAGATAATCTAGACCTGCTGTATCGGACTTTTCGCCGGGATTTTCAGGTACTCAAAGCCGATAGTGGGATAAATGCCCTAGAAATGTTGGCAGCGGAAGGGGAAGTGGCGGTGATCATTTCCGATCAACGGATGCCGGAAATGAAAGGAACTGAGTTTCTCAGTAAGACTGTACCTCAATTTCCTGATACAGTTAGGATTATCCTCACTGGGTTTACTGATATTGAAGACTTAGTAGAGGCGATTAATGCCGGGCAAGTCTATAAATATATTACCAAACCTTGGGACCCAGGGGAACTGAAGGCGGTTGTGCAAAGGGCTGCTGAAACTTACGACTTGCTCAAGCAACGTACCGAAGAATTACGCCGCGCCAATGCTCAAATGTCCCTGCTAACTATTTTGGTCAAAGAAACCCAAGCTGCAACTAGTTTACAGGAAACACTGATACCCATTGCTAAGGCTTTTAGTGACACTTTTGTGACAGATGGCTGTATTTTGCAACTTGTTGAGGGAAATACTCTGGTTGCAACTCAAGGGTCTTATAGTTATAAAGATACCATAGCAAATTGGCTATCTCAAGACCCATTGGCAAAGGAGGCGATCGCCACTGGGCAAATACAAGTATCATTAAATGTTCCCAAAGACTCCAAATTAGCTGGTGTTACTCACTATCAGGAAGCTGGTGTACAGGCACTAGTAATTATCCCCATTATCTACCGCCACCAAATCATCGCGGTGTTGTCTCTACAGTGGAAACAACCCTGCACTTTGCGAGAAGATGAATTAAGGCTAATTGATTTATCAGCTCAATTGGTAGCGATCGCTCTCACTAGCAGTCGCTGTCATACCGCAAAAATTTAG
- the ubiE gene encoding bifunctional demethylmenaquinone methyltransferase/2-methoxy-6-polyprenyl-1,4-benzoquinol methylase UbiE produces the protein MTHEIRAIFNRIAPVYDQLNDWLSLGQHRIWKEMVIKWSGASPGDTCLDLCCGSGDIALGLARRVGASGQVYGVDFSCNLLETAKQRAQKQYPQPPITWVEADVLSLPFDNNQFDAATMGYGLRNVTDIPASLKELYRVLKPGAKAAILDFHRPDNPQLRAFQQWYLDSIVVPIATNLGVKEEYAYISPSLDRFPIGREQVELAHQVGFAVVTHYPIANGMMGVLVVKKNA, from the coding sequence ATGACTCACGAAATCCGCGCCATTTTTAATCGAATTGCTCCTGTTTACGACCAGTTGAACGATTGGTTAAGTCTAGGACAACATCGCATCTGGAAGGAAATGGTAATAAAATGGAGTGGCGCTAGTCCAGGAGATACTTGCCTGGATTTGTGTTGTGGTAGTGGTGACATCGCCTTAGGTTTAGCACGGCGTGTGGGTGCATCTGGACAGGTGTATGGGGTAGATTTTTCTTGCAACCTCCTAGAAACTGCCAAACAACGCGCCCAAAAGCAGTACCCCCAACCTCCCATCACTTGGGTAGAAGCCGATGTGCTAAGTTTACCCTTTGACAACAACCAATTTGACGCTGCCACGATGGGCTATGGTTTAAGAAACGTTACTGATATTCCCGCCAGTCTCAAAGAATTATACCGCGTTCTCAAACCAGGTGCCAAAGCCGCAATTTTAGACTTTCATCGACCCGACAATCCCCAGCTACGAGCCTTTCAACAGTGGTATCTTGATAGTATAGTTGTACCAATAGCCACGAATTTGGGCGTCAAGGAAGAATACGCCTACATCAGTCCTAGCTTAGACCGCTTTCCCATCGGCAGGGAACAAGTAGAGTTAGCGCATCAAGTTGGTTTTGCAGTTGTCACACACTATCCCATCGCTAACGGTATGATGGGAGTGCTGGTAGTTAAGAAAAACGCCTAA
- a CDS encoding DUF445 family protein, giving the protein MDWSHLWLYVSPPVVGGIIGYFTNDIAIKMLFRPYQAIYIGGTRLPFTPGLIPRNQERLAQRISNTIMGSLLTPEELQKLARRLLETERVQSAILWLLQLAIEQVKSEDKNEKSAKVVAGILRDLLGESLPRLLKVLSRREDFLEAQINQIFDQILLEFQLSEEQSKRLADWLLEVVLPPDVLRQTIVDFLTDKTIQIIDETFREKTSGTYWVVANLFGLRNTLTRLRTFCLDEKEATNARLQELIQELQMRDRIKKLLQNLSLQNLPIGTVRQLRKTTRESVRHYVLNSGSDFLQGLTDSVDWDNIAILLLNRLSASPVLSTSLEVVSQELALILDKYLEKDLEKIVAQIIPILSIDQVIVDRVKATSPADLEAAIEGIVKNELQAIVTLGGVLGVVVGLFQTVFLLFNQ; this is encoded by the coding sequence TTGGATTGGTCTCATCTCTGGCTTTATGTATCTCCCCCGGTAGTGGGCGGAATTATTGGCTATTTCACCAACGATATAGCCATCAAAATGTTGTTTCGTCCCTACCAAGCAATTTATATCGGTGGTACAAGATTACCGTTCACTCCTGGATTGATTCCCCGTAATCAGGAACGTTTGGCTCAGAGGATTTCTAATACCATCATGGGGTCGTTATTGACTCCAGAGGAATTGCAAAAATTAGCCCGCCGTTTGTTAGAAACAGAGCGGGTACAATCAGCAATTCTCTGGTTGTTGCAGTTAGCAATCGAACAAGTAAAATCAGAAGATAAAAATGAAAAAAGCGCCAAAGTTGTGGCAGGAATTTTGCGTGATTTGTTAGGGGAATCATTGCCAAGGTTACTGAAGGTTTTGTCGCGGCGCGAGGATTTTTTGGAAGCGCAAATTAATCAAATTTTTGATCAAATATTACTAGAATTTCAACTGAGTGAAGAACAGTCTAAGCGGCTAGCTGATTGGTTATTGGAAGTAGTGCTTCCCCCAGACGTGCTGCGCCAGACGATAGTTGATTTTTTGACTGATAAGACAATTCAAATTATTGATGAAACATTTCGTGAAAAAACCAGTGGGACTTATTGGGTAGTAGCAAATTTATTTGGTTTACGTAATACTCTGACTAGGCTGAGAACTTTTTGTTTAGATGAAAAAGAGGCTACTAATGCTCGTTTGCAAGAATTAATTCAAGAATTGCAAATGCGCGATCGCATCAAAAAATTACTGCAAAATTTATCTTTACAAAACTTGCCAATTGGGACGGTGCGCCAACTGCGAAAAACCACTCGCGAAAGTGTGCGTCATTACGTGCTAAATAGTGGTAGCGATTTTTTACAAGGATTAACTGATTCTGTTGATTGGGATAATATTGCTATATTGCTGCTCAATCGTCTGAGCGCTTCACCTGTTTTGAGTACTTCTTTAGAAGTCGTCAGTCAGGAATTGGCTTTAATTCTAGATAAATATTTAGAAAAAGATTTAGAAAAAATTGTCGCCCAGATAATTCCCATTTTGTCAATAGATCAGGTGATTGTTGACCGGGTAAAGGCTACTTCACCCGCAGATTTAGAAGCGGCGATTGAGGGAATTGTCAAAAATGAATTGCAGGCTATTGTTACTTTAGGTGGTGTTTTGGGTGTAGTTGTAGGCTTGTTTCAAACAGTATTTTTGCTGTTTAATCAGTAG
- a CDS encoding Uma2 family endonuclease, which yields MTTTTPPKTTLEEFLKLPETKPGSEYINGEIIQKPMPKGRHSRLQSKLGAGINQVAEEQKIAYAFPELRCTFGNRSIIPDIAVFSWHRIPFNAEGEVPDDFLLHPDWTIEILSPEQKPNKVIGNILYCLEYGSELGWFIDPGDRSVLIFLPGQQPQLLQGSDNLPVLGEIELQLTVEQMFGWLKMAL from the coding sequence ATGACCACGACAACGCCGCCAAAAACCACCCTAGAAGAGTTCCTCAAACTTCCAGAAACTAAACCAGGTAGTGAATATATTAATGGTGAGATTATCCAAAAGCCCATGCCGAAGGGAAGACATAGCCGATTACAGAGTAAACTTGGTGCTGGTATTAATCAAGTAGCTGAGGAGCAGAAAATCGCCTACGCTTTTCCCGAACTGCGGTGTACTTTTGGTAATAGGTCAATTATACCTGATATAGCTGTGTTTTCGTGGCATCGTATCCCATTTAATGCCGAAGGGGAAGTTCCTGATGATTTTCTACTGCATCCAGACTGGACAATTGAGATTCTTTCCCCGGAACAGAAGCCAAATAAAGTAATTGGTAATATCCTTTATTGTTTAGAGTATGGAAGCGAATTAGGTTGGTTTATTGATCCAGGCGATCGCAGTGTACTAATATTTCTCCCAGGACAACAACCGCAACTGTTACAAGGATCTGATAATTTACCAGTGCTAGGGGAAATTGAACTACAGCTAACAGTAGAGCAAATGTTCGGCTGGTTGAAAATGGCTTTGTAG
- a CDS encoding transposase produces MKTTYQYQFYPDTNQKIELNEWLRISRYWYNRQLGERFSWWQNNHLQLKAFPFWKDTFPGLFERPSYYSQKLQLPEIKKDFIKVMHSGELLDFSRVNSTVLQDICKRVDKAFERFIVGDKKGKRSGKPRFKTAASFGTMTFASAKDDWIKLVRKNWLYLRLPKLGVVQVRMHRPLPSGFKLKQISVTKKVDGWYIQMCLEDTSVPDFNPDLIVPAWDNSMGLDAVLHGDDYLATSAGDKLPSLKSLRKNQHKLDKVSIKRNKRKPGSKPRRKLAKKEGKQHQRIARSRKDFQYKTAHKLVRSGKKVFFHEKLNLQGLSKRNAPKPDENGKFLPNGQSAKSGLNKSWMDAAFSQFFEILGYIAAKAGAVVIPQNPAYTSQILSYRNEIVFPNLDTRDYWDEIESLRVDRDINAAINLKRLGLGIMPSIKRRSKKIDIVGTMSDSITKEILNILNRTSEAYTIPVGLV; encoded by the coding sequence ATGAAAACAACTTACCAGTATCAGTTTTACCCAGATACTAATCAAAAGATAGAGCTTAACGAGTGGTTAAGAATATCTCGTTATTGGTACAACCGACAATTGGGTGAGCGGTTTTCATGGTGGCAGAACAATCACTTGCAGCTAAAAGCGTTTCCTTTTTGGAAAGACACTTTCCCTGGTTTATTTGAGCGGCCAAGTTACTACTCTCAAAAGTTGCAATTACCAGAAATAAAGAAAGATTTTATCAAGGTAATGCATAGTGGAGAGTTACTAGATTTTTCTCGTGTTAATTCAACTGTTTTGCAAGATATTTGTAAGCGAGTTGATAAGGCTTTTGAAAGGTTTATAGTTGGTGATAAAAAGGGTAAGCGTTCGGGTAAGCCACGTTTTAAAACAGCAGCTAGTTTTGGCACAATGACTTTTGCAAGTGCTAAAGATGATTGGATTAAACTAGTTCGGAAAAACTGGTTATATCTAAGATTACCTAAATTGGGTGTTGTACAAGTCAGAATGCATCGACCTTTGCCCAGTGGTTTTAAACTTAAACAAATCAGCGTAACCAAAAAAGTAGATGGTTGGTATATCCAGATGTGTCTGGAAGATACCTCTGTACCTGATTTTAATCCTGATTTAATTGTTCCAGCTTGGGATAATTCAATGGGTTTGGACGCTGTTTTACATGGTGATGATTATCTGGCTACATCCGCAGGTGACAAACTACCTTCTTTAAAATCACTACGTAAAAACCAACATAAACTGGATAAAGTATCAATCAAGAGAAATAAAAGAAAACCTGGTAGTAAACCTAGAAGAAAACTAGCTAAAAAAGAAGGTAAACAGCATCAACGTATCGCTAGAAGTCGTAAGGATTTTCAATATAAGACTGCCCATAAACTTGTAAGAAGTGGTAAGAAAGTATTTTTCCATGAAAAACTTAATTTACAAGGTTTGAGTAAAAGAAATGCACCAAAGCCAGACGAAAATGGTAAGTTTTTACCCAATGGACAATCAGCAAAGTCTGGATTAAATAAATCTTGGATGGATGCAGCATTTTCACAGTTTTTTGAGATATTAGGTTACATAGCCGCAAAAGCTGGTGCCGTTGTGATACCTCAAAATCCTGCTTATACTAGTCAAATTCTCAGTTATCGGAACGAGATAGTATTTCCTAATCTTGATACTAGAGATTACTGGGATGAGATTGAATCTTTGAGAGTTGATAGAGACATTAATGCCGCTATCAATTTGAAGAGACTTGGCTTGGGCATTATGCCAAGTATAAAACGCCGTAGTAAGAAAATAGACATAGTTGGAACTATGTCTGACAGTATTACAAAGGAAATTTTGAACATCCTTAACAGGACTTCAGAAGCCTACACCATACCCGTAGGGTTGGTGTAG
- a CDS encoding Uma2 family endonuclease, whose translation MTALTFKLYPTIELTDEQFFQICQNNRDLRLERTAEGELVIMPPTGWETGNRNSRLTQRLGNWADADGTGLAFDSSTGFKLPNGADRSPDASWVSRERLVALNPDPTKFLPMAPDFAVELRSAADNLPKLQQKMQEYINNGVRLAWLIDPHNQRVEIYRPGQEVEILQSPTSLSGEDVLPGFVLDLA comes from the coding sequence ATGACTGCCTTAACTTTTAAACTATATCCCACTATCGAACTCACAGATGAGCAGTTCTTTCAAATCTGTCAGAATAATCGTGACTTGCGTCTGGAGAGGACAGCGGAGGGAGAATTAGTCATTATGCCACCAACAGGATGGGAAACCGGTAATCGCAATAGTAGACTAACACAGCGCTTAGGGAATTGGGCTGATGCTGATGGTACAGGCTTGGCTTTCGATTCTTCAACCGGTTTCAAACTCCCCAATGGTGCAGATCGGTCTCCTGATGCGTCTTGGGTAAGTCGGGAACGATTAGTTGCGCTCAATCCCGATCCTACCAAATTTCTGCCTATGGCTCCTGATTTTGCTGTGGAATTGCGATCGGCTGCTGACAATCTCCCGAAATTGCAACAAAAAATGCAGGAGTATATTAATAATGGTGTGCGTCTAGCTTGGTTGATTGACCCTCATAACCAACGTGTAGAAATTTATCGACCTGGACAGGAAGTTGAGATTCTGCAATCGCCCACTAGTTTATCAGGTGAGGATGTACTACCTGGATTTGTCTTGGATTTAGCTTAA
- a CDS encoding HD family phosphohydrolase, whose protein sequence is MKKQRLLKSLIQQLTHWRRWYKTLRRKGLLLEVVINQSDNSHRGGLQKFVLSNILLFLSKTSHESGQPKPGIALRTMTKSVNSPQGLGTIGIAWIHKKRSSVVLAIAVVSLTGVIGHKLYNQPKLKVGTIAPQTITAPYTTSIEDEKQTEIKRHRKVVSQSSRPILMVDTPINEKINRNLQQLLDKSNEIRVTAGAFPFFDTSVLSVSSQSYLRSCTESEWQTLLAGLENTRQQQLGFLVPKRRSRGLQQNSTFSTLNNQPSTFNRQPSTLTTQKVDFSQAVAELENYRITTSQQNLSSLIAQILQARQKYVQAKAKLVQMPAVKLEISYDQNILLDLSDDDWEKTRTGISQSSERILTQGIPFGLPSNILPDTVRLQVQTFVAKDAEPLAINMLLTVLEPNLTKDEEKTQEQAKQAAAEIAPVMVDFQKGEVIVTKGDKISEWNFEVLEYYHLISREINWRQLLKLAIFVSVAIGIFVFVERRMKTPLRQRDRLLVLLLALSTPGVVTMGVVYTTWSAIGLLLGSFYGGTLGLTVVGLLLVVLSVSVEISKISLLAGASAGIVGSCMAKRLRSREELALLGVAIALTEGGIYLILKVLIGAAFGSAWYLVLQEAGLFAVSGLAWSIVALGLSPYLEKLFDLVTPIRLAELSSPNRPLLKRLATVAPGTFQHTLFVSTLAEAAAKQLGCNVELVRAGTLYHDIGKMHDPLGFIENQMGGPNKHDTEIQDPWKSAELIKKHVSEGLTMARKHLLPTAIQAFIPEHQGTMLIAYFHHQAQQMAKDDPSLTVNDADFRYDGPIPQSRETAIVMLADSCEAALRSLKDATAEQALAMLNNILRARWQDNQLVDSGLTRDEMTRIAQIFVEVWQQFHHKRIAYPKSKCSNEKVPKG, encoded by the coding sequence ATGAAAAAACAGCGATTGTTAAAGTCCTTGATCCAGCAATTAACTCACTGGCGGCGATGGTACAAAACGCTACGTCGTAAAGGACTGTTACTGGAGGTGGTGATCAATCAAAGCGATAATAGCCACCGTGGAGGGCTGCAAAAATTTGTCCTCAGCAATATTCTTCTGTTTTTATCAAAAACCAGTCACGAAAGTGGACAGCCAAAGCCAGGAATAGCCCTCAGAACAATGACAAAATCCGTCAATAGTCCACAGGGGTTAGGTACAATCGGTATAGCTTGGATACATAAAAAACGTTCCTCTGTGGTGTTGGCGATCGCAGTAGTATCCTTAACAGGGGTGATTGGCCATAAGTTATACAACCAGCCCAAGCTAAAAGTTGGAACTATTGCGCCACAAACAATTACAGCGCCCTACACTACTAGCATCGAAGATGAGAAACAAACAGAAATCAAACGCCACCGCAAAGTTGTTAGTCAAAGTTCTAGACCCATATTAATGGTCGATACGCCAATCAATGAGAAAATCAACCGTAACTTACAACAACTTCTAGACAAAAGCAACGAAATTCGTGTCACGGCTGGCGCTTTTCCGTTTTTTGACACGTCAGTTTTGTCCGTCTCCAGCCAGAGTTATCTACGTTCTTGTACGGAGTCGGAATGGCAAACCTTGTTAGCAGGGTTAGAAAATACTAGACAACAGCAGTTAGGATTTTTGGTTCCAAAACGCAGAAGTAGAGGGTTACAACAAAATTCTACCTTCTCAACCCTCAATAATCAACCCTCAACATTCAACCGTCAACCATCAACACTCACTACTCAAAAGGTTGACTTTAGTCAAGCAGTCGCGGAATTAGAAAATTACCGAATCACAACTTCTCAACAAAACCTGTCGTCACTCATTGCTCAAATATTGCAAGCACGGCAAAAATATGTGCAAGCTAAAGCTAAACTTGTACAAATGCCGGCGGTCAAGTTGGAGATATCATATGACCAAAATATCCTCTTAGACTTGTCAGATGATGACTGGGAAAAAACACGCACGGGAATCAGTCAGAGTAGCGAGCGCATTCTGACCCAAGGTATCCCATTCGGACTGCCATCCAATATTTTACCAGATACGGTGAGGCTACAAGTGCAGACATTTGTCGCCAAAGACGCCGAACCTTTGGCAATCAACATGTTGTTGACTGTACTGGAACCGAATCTGACCAAAGATGAAGAAAAAACCCAAGAACAAGCAAAACAGGCTGCTGCTGAAATAGCACCTGTAATGGTGGATTTCCAAAAAGGTGAGGTAATTGTCACCAAAGGAGATAAAATTAGTGAGTGGAACTTTGAGGTGCTGGAGTATTATCACCTCATCAGCCGGGAGATTAACTGGAGGCAGTTGCTGAAGTTGGCAATTTTTGTCAGCGTTGCAATTGGTATATTTGTCTTTGTTGAACGGCGGATGAAAACTCCCTTACGACAACGCGATCGCCTGTTAGTCTTATTGCTAGCCCTGAGTACGCCGGGAGTGGTAACGATGGGTGTAGTATATACTACTTGGAGCGCCATTGGGTTGTTGCTGGGTAGCTTCTACGGTGGTACTTTGGGTCTTACCGTTGTCGGGTTGCTATTGGTAGTATTATCAGTAAGCGTGGAAATTAGTAAGATTTCCCTGTTAGCTGGTGCATCAGCCGGAATAGTTGGTAGTTGCATGGCCAAAAGACTGCGATCACGTGAAGAACTCGCACTTTTGGGGGTTGCTATTGCTTTAACTGAGGGTGGTATTTACCTAATTCTCAAAGTTCTCATTGGTGCAGCATTTGGTTCAGCTTGGTATCTCGTCCTCCAGGAAGCAGGGTTATTTGCTGTGTCGGGTTTAGCCTGGAGTATTGTGGCTTTAGGCTTGAGTCCTTATCTAGAAAAACTCTTTGATTTAGTCACCCCCATCCGGTTAGCAGAATTGTCAAGTCCCAACCGCCCGTTGTTAAAACGACTCGCAACCGTTGCTCCCGGTACTTTTCAGCATACCTTGTTTGTGTCTACCCTTGCCGAAGCAGCCGCCAAACAACTAGGATGCAATGTCGAGCTAGTCAGGGCTGGGACATTATACCATGATATTGGCAAAATGCATGACCCCCTTGGTTTTATAGAAAATCAAATGGGGGGACCCAATAAACACGATACAGAAATCCAAGACCCTTGGAAAAGTGCAGAACTGATCAAAAAACATGTCAGCGAAGGGTTGACGATGGCGCGGAAACACCTGTTACCCACAGCGATTCAAGCTTTTATTCCAGAGCATCAGGGAACGATGTTGATAGCCTATTTCCATCACCAAGCCCAGCAAATGGCCAAGGATGATCCTAGTTTAACAGTAAACGACGCCGATTTTCGCTACGATGGACCGATTCCCCAGTCACGGGAAACTGCGATCGTCATGTTAGCCGATTCCTGTGAAGCCGCACTGCGAAGTCTCAAAGACGCGACAGCAGAACAAGCCTTAGCAATGCTTAACAATATTCTTCGCGCCAGATGGCAAGACAATCAACTAGTTGATTCTGGACTCACGCGGGATGAAATGACCAGAATTGCCCAAATATTTGTGGAAGTTTGGCAACAATTCCATCATAAACGCATTGCTTATCCTAAGTCAAAGTGTAGTAATGAGAAAGTGCCGAAGGGGTGA
- a CDS encoding transposase — protein MQGGDARVLVLEYKAVVKRATSKAIDEAILTSQFVRNKVLRYWMDNRGVKPSALKCGKKELYQYNTQLRAEFKFVNDLNSHACQASVENVERAINRFFDNCKKNKPGKKGYPRFKKHSRSVEYKVSGWKLHPTKRRITFTDKKGIGELKLLGKWDIHQYPVELIKRVRIVRRADGYYVQFCVKVDNQQEASRTTSEIGIDVGLEYFYSDSNGNHLRVRAASRREASRREENPRFLRKAEKDIKRVQRNIYKKKKGSSGRRKARGVYARKHLKVTRQRNEHAKRLARNLTLANAKVVLEDLNISGLVRNHKLALSISDASWYNFRQWLEYFGAKFGREIIAVPPHFTSIECSNCGARVQKSLSTRTHSCPHCGYIEQRDVNAAKVILSRANGRGGQSQTNASRDVPSTSVGHIALGVSPSEKTCKSKERQ, from the coding sequence ATGCAAGGAGGTGATGCAAGAGTGTTGGTATTGGAATATAAAGCAGTTGTCAAAAGAGCCACATCAAAAGCCATAGATGAAGCTATTCTTACAAGTCAATTTGTCCGAAACAAAGTGCTTAGATATTGGATGGATAATAGAGGCGTTAAGCCTTCGGCATTAAAATGCGGCAAGAAAGAACTATATCAGTACAACACTCAATTAAGAGCAGAATTTAAATTTGTCAATGATTTAAACAGTCATGCTTGTCAAGCATCAGTAGAAAATGTAGAACGTGCTATCAATAGATTTTTTGATAACTGCAAGAAAAACAAACCTGGGAAAAAGGGTTATCCCCGGTTCAAAAAGCATAGCCGTTCAGTCGAATATAAGGTGTCTGGGTGGAAGTTGCACCCAACAAAGCGCCGTATAACTTTCACTGATAAAAAAGGTATTGGCGAACTCAAGCTATTAGGTAAATGGGATATTCATCAATACCCTGTTGAACTAATTAAACGAGTGAGGATTGTCCGTAGAGCGGATGGATACTATGTGCAATTTTGCGTCAAGGTTGATAACCAGCAAGAGGCATCACGAACTACATCAGAAATCGGAATTGATGTCGGACTGGAATATTTCTACTCTGATAGTAATGGCAACCATCTTCGCGTTCGCGCAGCGTCTCGCAGAGAAGCGTCTCGCAGAGAGGAGAATCCGCGATTTCTCCGCAAGGCAGAGAAAGATATTAAGCGGGTTCAGCGTAACATTTACAAGAAGAAAAAAGGGTCATCTGGTAGAAGAAAAGCGCGTGGTGTTTATGCTCGTAAACATTTAAAAGTAACAAGACAAAGGAATGAACATGCGAAAAGACTCGCACGTAACTTAACCCTGGCTAACGCTAAGGTTGTCTTGGAAGATTTAAATATTTCCGGCTTGGTAAGAAACCACAAACTAGCCTTGAGCATTTCTGATGCTTCTTGGTACAACTTCCGTCAGTGGCTCGAATACTTTGGTGCAAAATTTGGACGGGAAATCATTGCGGTTCCTCCCCACTTCACAAGCATTGAATGTAGTAATTGTGGTGCTAGAGTGCAAAAATCTCTCAGCACCCGTACCCATTCTTGTCCACATTGCGGATATATTGAACAACGTGATGTGAATGCTGCCAAAGTAATTTTAAGTCGTGCAAACGGTAGGGGTGGGCAATCCCAAACTAACGCCAGTAGAGATGTTCCCTCTACTTCTGTTGGTCACATCGCCCTTGGCGTCTCCCCGAGTGAGAAGACCTGCAAAAGCAAGGAACGTCAGTGA